A single window of Solirubrobacterales bacterium DNA harbors:
- a CDS encoding diguanylate cyclase produces MSSRSFKDRVTVTGRALADRIAWREQGEPVRVFEDPATMARTFTYLFGIGATLLLLSLALPHAAGRDTVGLVAVAIAAYLAAAAFLVLFDRLPLWAYEATPLLGTILVSLAVYFGGGAAAAAYAVYYFWVGLAACYFLRPAVAASHLALASAGYGIALIASDNVDVPALTWALATGSLFVVGFLIAALRGQMERMVSELGAAARTDSLTGLANRRELERRFADELERSTRGGRSLAILVLDLDWFKEFNDRFGHAAGDRALAKLGEALRRGTRTSDVVARLGGEEFAVLAPETDEEEGFRLAERLRAEVRATFARQEEKMTVSCGVAGFPMHGITTGELLHSADRALYEAKELGRDRSVLFHQETAPAEAAEEITAEQTSPRLASLVSLAEAVDRRKGSPANSRRVADYAGKLARRLNLPEEEVERVRIAALLRDVGEVGVAESILNKPSTLSDEERREVERHPEIGARIVGAAQLGRVSEWILTHHERPDGTGYPRRLHEHQIPLEGRILAVADAYAAMTVDRPYRRRFTAKRARAELQARAGSQFDHDVVAAFLALAEPSGQVHEVVE; encoded by the coding sequence ATGAGTAGCCGCTCGTTCAAGGACCGCGTCACGGTCACCGGGCGCGCGCTGGCCGACCGAATCGCCTGGCGTGAGCAGGGGGAGCCCGTGAGGGTGTTCGAGGACCCGGCCACGATGGCACGGACGTTCACCTACCTCTTCGGGATCGGAGCGACGCTCCTGCTCCTCAGCCTGGCGCTACCGCATGCGGCTGGTCGCGACACGGTCGGGCTCGTGGCGGTTGCGATCGCGGCCTACCTGGCAGCCGCGGCCTTCCTGGTTCTCTTCGACCGGCTGCCGCTCTGGGCATATGAGGCGACCCCACTGCTGGGCACGATCCTGGTCAGCCTGGCCGTCTACTTCGGCGGCGGCGCCGCCGCCGCCGCATATGCCGTCTACTACTTCTGGGTCGGGCTGGCCGCGTGTTACTTCCTGAGGCCGGCCGTAGCTGCCTCGCATCTCGCGCTCGCCTCGGCGGGATACGGGATCGCGCTCATTGCCAGCGACAACGTCGACGTCCCTGCCTTGACGTGGGCGCTGGCGACGGGGTCGCTGTTCGTCGTGGGCTTTCTGATCGCGGCGCTTCGCGGCCAGATGGAGAGGATGGTTTCCGAGCTGGGCGCGGCGGCACGCACCGACTCTCTCACCGGGCTGGCGAATCGTCGCGAGCTCGAGCGCCGGTTCGCCGACGAGCTCGAGCGGTCGACCAGGGGCGGGCGGTCGCTGGCGATCCTGGTGCTCGACCTGGACTGGTTCAAGGAGTTCAACGATCGGTTCGGCCACGCCGCCGGCGACAGGGCCCTGGCCAAGCTCGGCGAGGCGCTGAGGCGTGGGACGCGCACCAGCGACGTGGTCGCGCGCCTGGGAGGAGAGGAGTTCGCCGTGCTGGCGCCCGAGACTGACGAGGAAGAGGGCTTCCGGCTTGCCGAACGGCTTCGCGCCGAGGTCAGAGCAACCTTCGCCCGCCAGGAGGAGAAGATGACGGTGAGCTGCGGTGTGGCTGGCTTTCCGATGCATGGCATCACCACCGGCGAGCTCCTGCACTCGGCGGATCGCGCGCTGTATGAGGCCAAGGAGTTGGGAAGGGACAGGTCGGTCCTGTTCCACCAGGAGACCGCGCCGGCGGAGGCGGCCGAGGAGATCACGGCCGAGCAGACGAGCCCGCGCCTCGCGTCGCTTGTCTCGCTGGCGGAGGCGGTAGATCGTCGCAAGGGCTCTCCGGCCAACTCCCGCAGGGTTGCCGACTATGCCGGAAAGCTGGCCCGTCGTCTCAACCTGCCCGAGGAGGAAGTCGAGCGCGTACGGATTGCCGCGCTCCTGCGCGACGTCGGGGAGGTGGGCGTCGCGGAGTCGATCCTCAACAAGCCGTCCACGCTCAGCGACGAGGAACGGCGGGAGGTGGAGCGCCATCCCGAGATCGGTGCGCGCATCGTGGGGGCTGCCCAGCTCGGTCGCGTGAGCGAGTGGATCCTGACCCATCACGAGCGTCCAGACGGCACCGGCTATCCACGGCGCCTGCACGAGCACCAGATCCCGCTGGAGGGCAGGATCCTAGCCGTCGCCGACGCCTATGCCGCGATGACCGTGGACCGGCCGTACCGCCGGCGCTTCACGGCGAAGCGGGCCAGAGCCGAGCTTCAGGCGCGCGCCGGGAGCCAGTTCGACCACGATGTGGTCGCCGCCTTCCTAGCTCTTGCTGAGCCTTCCGGCCAGGTCCACGAAGTAGTCGAGTGA